From Chelatococcus sp. YT9, a single genomic window includes:
- a CDS encoding TatD family hydrolase, with protein sequence MLVDSHCHLDYYQTDLDAILARAQAAGVRRLVTISTLVSQFDTYRALAERNPGVFFSVGTHPHQVGEEPDVPVSRLVALSAHPRCIAIGEAGLDYFYDRNPRDLQQAVFRTHIAAARDSGLPLVIHARSADEDMIAILKDEIRAGTFTAVLHCFSSGRELAEVGLELGLYLSFSGILTFRRSEELRAIAAMAPIERLLVETDAPYLAPEPFRGKRNEPAHVGYTARVLAEVKGMDEAALIAATTANFERLFAKVGRDELVANAEGRAS encoded by the coding sequence ATGCTGGTCGATAGTCATTGCCATCTCGACTACTACCAGACTGATCTCGACGCGATCCTGGCGCGGGCGCAGGCGGCAGGCGTCAGGCGCCTTGTCACGATCTCGACCCTCGTCAGCCAATTCGATACCTATCGCGCGTTGGCCGAGCGCAATCCCGGCGTCTTCTTCTCGGTGGGCACGCATCCCCACCAGGTTGGCGAAGAGCCCGACGTGCCGGTTTCTCGGCTGGTCGCGCTCTCCGCTCACCCGCGCTGTATCGCGATCGGCGAGGCGGGCCTCGACTATTTCTATGATCGCAATCCGCGCGACCTACAGCAGGCGGTGTTCCGGACACATATCGCTGCAGCGCGGGACAGCGGGCTTCCGCTCGTCATTCACGCGCGGTCGGCTGACGAGGATATGATCGCGATCCTGAAGGACGAGATCCGGGCAGGAACCTTCACCGCGGTGCTGCATTGCTTTTCGTCTGGCCGGGAACTGGCCGAGGTAGGGCTTGAGCTCGGGCTCTACCTCTCGTTCTCTGGAATCCTGACCTTCCGGCGATCCGAGGAACTGCGGGCGATCGCGGCGATGGCGCCGATTGAACGCCTGCTGGTGGAGACGGATGCACCTTATCTCGCACCGGAACCCTTCCGGGGCAAGCGCAATGAGCCCGCGCATGTCGGCTATACCGCGCGCGTTCTTGCAGAGGTGAAGGGGATGGATGAAGCTGCCCTGATCGCCGCGACCACCGCCAATTTCGAACGCCTCTTCGCGAAAGTCGGCCGGGATGAGCTGGTCGCCAATGCGGAAGGACGTGCCTCGTGA
- a CDS encoding MBL fold metallo-hydrolase: MSVTVLGCGSSGGVPRVGGGWGACDPGEPRNRRRRCSVLVERRGSGGTTRVLIDTSPDLREQLLSANVDHLDGVLYTHQHADHTHGIDDLRPLSLRMRRPIDVYANRATGEFLRETFGYCFATPLDSEYPPFLIEHSLQAGRAVVIEGPGGAVTAMPFSMQHGRLEAYGFRIGDFAYATDINHMPEASVPYVMGLDVLILDALRYTPHATHFSVSEALALIDRVTPRQAFLTNLHNDLDYGKLSGELPTGIEPAYDGLSIVISH; this comes from the coding sequence ATGAGTGTTACCGTTCTCGGTTGTGGATCATCCGGTGGCGTCCCGCGCGTCGGCGGCGGGTGGGGTGCTTGCGACCCCGGCGAGCCGCGCAACCGGCGCAGGCGGTGTTCGGTTCTCGTCGAGCGGCGCGGTAGCGGAGGAACAACCCGCGTGCTGATCGACACATCGCCGGACCTCCGGGAACAGTTGCTGTCGGCGAATGTCGACCATCTCGACGGCGTGCTCTACACGCATCAGCACGCGGACCATACCCACGGCATAGACGACTTACGGCCGCTGTCGCTGCGTATGCGTCGTCCCATCGATGTCTATGCGAACCGAGCGACTGGCGAGTTCCTGCGGGAAACCTTCGGCTATTGCTTCGCGACGCCCCTCGACAGCGAATATCCGCCTTTCCTGATAGAGCATTCTCTTCAGGCCGGACGAGCGGTCGTCATCGAGGGGCCTGGTGGTGCCGTCACCGCCATGCCGTTCTCGATGCAGCACGGCCGTCTTGAAGCTTACGGATTTCGGATCGGCGATTTCGCCTACGCCACCGACATCAACCACATGCCGGAGGCGAGCGTGCCCTACGTCATGGGGCTCGACGTTCTGATCCTGGATGCGCTGCGCTACACGCCGCATGCGACGCATTTCAGCGTGTCGGAAGCGCTGGCGCTCATCGATCGCGTGACGCCGAGACAGGCTTTCCTGACGAATCTCCATAACGATCTCGACTATGGTAAGTTATCCGGCGAACTGCCCACCGGCATCGAGCCCGCCTATGATGGATTGTCGATCGTCATAAGCCACTGA
- a CDS encoding alpha/beta hydrolase codes for MTVSDGFRDEFVSASDGLRLHVRIYGSHPSEYLPVVCLPGLARTAADFHELAIALASDARRPRRVLAVDYRGRGLSEWDKDWTHYDPQVEVDDLLQVLTALGVPEAIFVGTSRGGLLIMALAVARAGVVKGAVLNDVGPVLDPRGLIRIRGYIGKLPTPADFREAVGILKLLSSAQFPALGDADWDLLARRTWVEEKGKLIPAYDPALVKTLESVDLEEPLPELWSYCDLLRNVPMLTIRGANSDILSEATLSAMQARYPKMEALTIPDQGHTPLTWEPAVMKAILRFVQGIDARMP; via the coding sequence ATGACTGTGAGTGACGGCTTCCGCGATGAATTTGTAAGTGCAAGCGATGGACTGCGCCTTCATGTCCGAATTTACGGCAGCCACCCCAGCGAATATCTGCCCGTGGTGTGCCTGCCGGGGCTTGCTCGCACGGCCGCGGATTTCCATGAACTCGCGATAGCCCTTGCTTCTGACGCCCGCCGTCCGCGCCGTGTCCTTGCCGTTGACTATCGTGGCCGCGGCCTCTCGGAATGGGACAAGGACTGGACGCACTACGATCCCCAGGTGGAGGTCGATGACCTGCTCCAGGTCCTGACCGCGCTTGGTGTGCCAGAGGCCATTTTCGTCGGCACATCGCGCGGAGGTCTGCTCATCATGGCGCTGGCGGTTGCGCGCGCCGGCGTCGTGAAAGGAGCCGTCCTTAACGATGTTGGCCCTGTTCTCGATCCGCGCGGGCTGATTCGCATTCGCGGCTATATCGGCAAGCTGCCGACACCGGCTGATTTCCGCGAGGCCGTCGGAATCCTCAAGCTGCTCTCAAGCGCCCAATTCCCTGCGCTAGGCGATGCCGACTGGGACCTTCTCGCGCGCCGTACATGGGTGGAGGAAAAAGGCAAGCTCATTCCCGCCTATGATCCGGCGCTGGTGAAGACGCTCGAAAGCGTTGATCTGGAGGAGCCGCTACCGGAACTCTGGAGCTACTGTGATCTTTTGCGCAACGTGCCGATGCTGACGATACGGGGCGCCAATTCGGATATCCTGTCTGAAGCGACATTGTCTGCCATGCAGGCCCGCTACCCCAAGATGGAAGCCCTGACCATCCCGGACCAGGGCCACACGCCGCTCACTTGGGAACCCGCCGTGATGAAGGCCATCCTGCGCTTCGTACAAGGCATCGATGCGCGGATGCCGTAG
- a CDS encoding lytic transglycosylase domain-containing protein, whose protein sequence is MKPRTRLLAGIAVAVLSTAVVWPDRTPVQIQAPPRDKEAEAPALAPTPPVPAAERAAAEGATSPTEAIAEADPTETTPTPVNTDPATLAYAGPDQMQSRDTKPLHALSMARPDLDAITAEADTVTRIIDLYRKGNIAEGDELAAGLSGAAARTLVEWIAIRHNGSHLGFKRLSAFLTNRADWPQSDITQRYAERAMWRQKLSPAATLSFFSGREPESADGKYALALAYQQAAEDKDPQPSDKGSEMKVPDKAHALVQDAWRNDPVDRDLERAMRESFPAVFTADNNRARLERLAFRKDWASAQRLAADIGPTEVKLLKARMTIDRGGNMKAALNNLSASERAEPLIQFVEAQELRRDGKREEAAAIMLKAPTKREAVVEGDQWAKERQRLARGLLEAGKPQLAYDIIRPNVAVSETDTIETEMLAGWIALRFLDKPDRAAEHFAAAEPHADLPTSVARVAYWRGRAAEAAKHPGEADTFYEAAAQHVTTYYGQLARAKLGMTDLPVNPPPKGDVLARASLEKGEIVQAIRLLYHLDERRIATLLLDELARNVQGADTMTAVAHIAASLGDTRAELVVGKRALYRGFPLDRTAFPTSGIPTFETAGDSVERSMTYAIARQESAFAADAVSSAGARGLMQLMPATAKATAQKAGLPFDVDRLTSDPAYNATLGTAHLGELVGYWRGSYILTFAAYNAGPGNVRKWIAAYGDPRDNGVDTVDWVERIPFPETRNYVQRVMENLQVYRHILSDRTALFIERDLRRGAFQ, encoded by the coding sequence ATGAAGCCGAGAACGCGCCTTCTGGCGGGAATCGCGGTTGCCGTTCTCTCAACCGCTGTGGTGTGGCCGGATAGAACGCCGGTTCAGATACAGGCCCCTCCTCGCGACAAGGAGGCGGAAGCGCCTGCGCTCGCACCCACGCCCCCTGTCCCGGCAGCAGAGAGAGCCGCGGCTGAGGGGGCCACCTCACCCACGGAAGCCATCGCGGAGGCTGATCCGACCGAGACGACGCCCACGCCGGTGAACACCGATCCGGCGACCCTCGCGTATGCCGGCCCGGACCAGATGCAGAGCCGCGACACCAAGCCGCTCCATGCCCTTTCGATGGCCCGCCCCGACCTTGATGCCATCACCGCGGAAGCCGACACGGTCACGCGGATCATCGACCTTTATCGCAAGGGGAACATCGCCGAGGGCGATGAGCTCGCCGCTGGACTATCGGGCGCGGCCGCGCGCACGCTCGTCGAATGGATCGCCATCCGCCACAACGGCTCGCATCTAGGCTTCAAGCGCCTTTCGGCTTTCCTGACGAACCGGGCCGACTGGCCTCAGAGCGACATTACGCAGCGTTACGCGGAGCGCGCGATGTGGCGGCAGAAGCTATCGCCCGCCGCGACGCTATCCTTCTTCTCCGGACGCGAGCCTGAAAGCGCTGACGGCAAATACGCTCTGGCGCTCGCCTACCAACAGGCCGCCGAGGACAAGGACCCTCAACCGAGCGACAAAGGCTCGGAGATGAAGGTCCCGGACAAGGCCCACGCCCTGGTTCAGGATGCCTGGCGCAACGACCCGGTTGATCGGGATCTCGAGCGCGCCATGCGGGAGAGCTTTCCCGCGGTCTTCACCGCAGACAACAATCGCGCGCGGCTGGAGCGCCTCGCCTTCCGCAAGGACTGGGCATCGGCCCAACGTCTGGCTGCCGATATCGGCCCCACCGAGGTTAAGCTCCTGAAGGCCCGCATGACGATCGATCGCGGCGGCAACATGAAGGCTGCACTCAACAACCTCAGTGCCTCGGAACGGGCGGAGCCGCTGATCCAATTCGTCGAAGCACAGGAGCTGCGTCGCGACGGAAAGCGCGAGGAAGCCGCGGCGATCATGCTGAAGGCGCCGACCAAGCGCGAGGCCGTCGTCGAAGGCGACCAATGGGCGAAAGAGCGCCAGCGCCTTGCGCGCGGCTTGCTCGAGGCAGGCAAGCCGCAACTGGCCTACGACATCATCAGGCCGAATGTTGCGGTCAGCGAGACGGACACGATCGAGACAGAGATGCTCGCCGGCTGGATCGCCTTGCGCTTCCTCGACAAGCCCGATCGAGCCGCGGAGCATTTCGCGGCAGCTGAGCCGCACGCCGACCTGCCGACCTCCGTCGCGCGCGTGGCCTACTGGCGCGGCCGAGCTGCCGAAGCCGCAAAGCACCCCGGCGAGGCGGACACGTTCTATGAGGCTGCAGCCCAGCACGTCACCACCTATTACGGGCAGCTCGCGCGCGCCAAGCTCGGCATGACCGATCTGCCGGTTAACCCGCCCCCGAAAGGCGATGTCCTCGCGCGCGCGTCGCTCGAGAAAGGCGAAATCGTCCAAGCAATCCGGCTTCTTTACCATCTCGACGAGCGGCGGATCGCTACTCTTCTGCTCGATGAACTCGCACGCAATGTGCAGGGTGCTGACACGATGACCGCTGTCGCGCACATCGCGGCCTCGTTAGGAGACACCCGGGCAGAGCTGGTCGTTGGCAAGCGTGCGCTCTACCGCGGCTTTCCCCTCGACCGGACGGCCTTTCCGACAAGCGGAATTCCGACCTTCGAAACCGCGGGTGATAGCGTCGAGCGGTCTATGACCTATGCGATCGCCCGGCAGGAAAGCGCCTTCGCTGCGGACGCGGTTTCATCGGCCGGGGCGCGCGGGCTTATGCAACTCATGCCCGCCACCGCGAAAGCCACCGCGCAGAAGGCAGGCCTGCCCTTCGACGTCGATCGCCTGACGAGTGATCCGGCCTACAACGCCACTCTGGGCACGGCGCATCTCGGCGAGCTCGTCGGCTATTGGCGCGGGTCCTACATTCTGACCTTCGCCGCCTACAATGCTGGGCCCGGCAACGTGCGCAAGTGGATCGCCGCCTATGGTGACCCGCGCGACAACGGCGTTGACACGGTCGACTGGGTCGAGCGCATCCCATTTCCGGAAACACGGAATTATGTGCAACGTGTTATGGAGAATCTTCAGGTCTACCGGCATATTCTGAGTGACCGAACCGCCCTGTTCATCGAGCGCGATCTCCGGCGGGGTGCATTCCAGTAG
- the dapA gene encoding 4-hydroxy-tetrahydrodipicolinate synthase — translation MTSRSPFKGSITALVTPFRDGALDEAAFRAHVDWQIENGTHGLVPVGTTGESPTLSHAEHKQVVEWCVAAAGGRVPVIAGAGSNNTAEAVDLARHAENAGAQGVLVVTPYYNKPGQEGLYQHFKAINDAIGIPILIYNIPSRSVIDMSVDTMKRLFELPNIAGVKDATANVARVSLQRAAMGPHFNQLSGEDATALGFMAHGGDGCISVSANVAPKLCSEFQEACLRGDYASALAIQDRLMPLHTALFIETNPSPAKAALALLGRMSQETRLPMVPVSDATRQTLREALVHAGLING, via the coding sequence ATGACTTCACGCTCTCCCTTCAAGGGATCGATCACTGCGCTCGTTACGCCTTTCCGCGATGGTGCCCTCGACGAGGCCGCGTTTCGCGCCCATGTCGACTGGCAGATCGAGAACGGCACCCATGGCCTCGTCCCTGTCGGCACGACGGGAGAAAGCCCCACATTGTCCCATGCCGAGCACAAACAGGTGGTCGAATGGTGCGTTGCCGCCGCTGGCGGGCGCGTACCGGTCATAGCTGGCGCCGGCTCCAACAACACGGCAGAAGCCGTCGATCTGGCGCGTCACGCCGAGAATGCCGGCGCCCAGGGCGTGCTGGTCGTGACCCCGTACTACAACAAGCCCGGCCAGGAAGGGCTCTATCAGCATTTTAAGGCCATCAATGACGCCATCGGCATCCCTATTCTGATCTACAACATCCCCTCGCGTTCGGTGATCGACATGTCCGTCGACACCATGAAGCGGCTGTTCGAGCTTCCGAACATCGCGGGGGTCAAGGACGCGACCGCCAATGTGGCGCGCGTGAGCTTGCAGCGCGCGGCGATGGGACCGCACTTTAACCAACTTTCTGGCGAAGATGCGACAGCGCTCGGTTTCATGGCGCATGGAGGCGATGGCTGCATCTCTGTCAGCGCTAATGTCGCGCCGAAACTGTGCTCGGAGTTCCAGGAGGCGTGCCTGCGCGGGGATTACGCGAGCGCCCTGGCGATCCAGGATCGGTTGATGCCGCTGCATACGGCGCTTTTCATCGAGACCAATCCGTCGCCTGCCAAAGCCGCGCTTGCGCTGCTCGGGCGCATGTCTCAGGAGACGCGACTGCCGATGGTGCCTGTCTCCGATGCCACGCGGCAGACGCTCCGCGAGGCCTTGGTCCATGCAGGGCTGATCAACGGGTGA
- the smpB gene encoding SsrA-binding protein SmpB: MSAGKETTRNVAENRKARFNYEIVEKIEAGIALTGTEVKSLREGKATITEAYAGPSGEEFLLFNAYIPEYLQANRFNHETRRPRKLLLHKRQINKLIGATQRQGFTVVPLRIYFNPKGRAKVEIALARGKNLGDKRETEKKRDWDRERSRLMREKG, encoded by the coding sequence ATGTCTGCCGGTAAGGAGACGACGCGGAACGTTGCCGAGAACCGGAAGGCGCGCTTCAACTACGAGATCGTCGAGAAGATCGAAGCCGGTATCGCTTTGACCGGCACGGAGGTCAAATCGCTCAGGGAAGGCAAGGCGACCATCACGGAAGCCTATGCCGGCCCCTCCGGCGAGGAGTTCCTGCTGTTCAACGCCTATATCCCGGAATATCTGCAGGCCAATCGCTTCAATCACGAGACCCGGCGCCCCCGGAAGCTCCTGCTGCATAAGCGTCAGATCAACAAGTTGATCGGCGCCACACAGCGCCAAGGCTTCACGGTCGTCCCCCTGAGGATCTATTTCAATCCCAAAGGACGCGCGAAGGTGGAGATCGCGCTGGCGCGCGGCAAGAACCTCGGCGACAAGCGCGAGACCGAGAAGAAGCGCGATTGGGATCGCGAGCGCTCACGTCTGATGCGCGAGAAGGGCTGA
- a CDS encoding uracil-DNA glycosylase — protein sequence MTALTQRKVQHDAAEPGPDCPLCPRLVAFRQEWRAREPRWHNAPVPAFGPSEARLMIVGLAPGLRGANRTGRPFTGDYAGDLLYATLAEFGFAHGHYRAAPDDGLALDDGIIVNAVRCVPPQNKPTGVEITTCRSFLTAQINSLPRLSAAVALGRIAHESVVRALGSKPGRVPFSHGAEHDIGPVRLFDSYHCSRYNTNTRVLTPEMFRAVFRRVRAFLDGET from the coding sequence TTGACCGCGCTAACGCAGCGCAAGGTGCAGCACGACGCGGCTGAGCCGGGCCCCGATTGCCCGCTCTGCCCGCGTCTTGTTGCATTCCGGCAAGAGTGGCGCGCGCGTGAGCCTCGCTGGCACAATGCGCCGGTTCCTGCCTTCGGGCCATCCGAAGCCCGCCTGATGATCGTCGGGCTGGCGCCCGGCCTACGCGGTGCCAACCGGACGGGCCGCCCGTTCACAGGCGACTACGCCGGAGACCTTCTCTACGCCACACTCGCTGAGTTCGGCTTTGCGCATGGCCACTACCGTGCCGCTCCAGACGACGGTCTTGCGCTTGACGACGGCATTATTGTCAACGCTGTCCGCTGCGTACCGCCACAGAACAAGCCGACCGGCGTGGAAATCACGACCTGCCGCTCGTTTTTAACCGCCCAGATCAACAGCTTGCCACGGCTATCGGCGGCCGTGGCGCTCGGCCGTATCGCCCATGAGAGTGTCGTCCGCGCCTTGGGCAGCAAGCCCGGCCGCGTCCCCTTCAGCCATGGGGCCGAACACGACATCGGCCCGGTCCGGCTGTTCGACAGCTACCACTGCTCGCGCTACAACACGAACACCCGCGTTCTGACGCCTGAAATGTTTCGGGCCGTGTTCCGGCGTGTGCGTGCCTTCCTCGACGGTGAGACCTGA
- a CDS encoding NYN domain-containing protein: MTSPQRLALFIDGANLYATTKTLGFDIDYKRLLKEFKGRGNLVRAFYYTALIEDQEYSSIRPLIDWLDYNGYRVVTKPTKEFVDSAGRRKVKGNMDIELAIDALELAPYIDEMILFSGDGDFRSLVEAMQRRGVRVSVISTISTQPPMIADELRRQADEFIEIMQLASRIGRDPTERTDRPRPLGFEDKADNTRSRYTVEKRYGIRQPSDEDGLESP, translated from the coding sequence ATGACAAGCCCACAACGTCTCGCGTTATTTATCGATGGGGCGAACCTCTATGCCACGACGAAGACATTAGGCTTCGACATCGACTACAAGCGTCTTTTGAAGGAATTCAAGGGGCGGGGGAATCTCGTGCGCGCCTTCTATTACACGGCGCTGATCGAAGATCAGGAATATTCCTCTATTCGACCACTGATAGATTGGCTCGATTATAACGGTTATCGGGTCGTCACAAAGCCCACCAAGGAATTTGTCGATTCTGCCGGCCGACGCAAGGTCAAGGGCAACATGGATATCGAGCTCGCGATCGATGCGCTGGAGCTCGCCCCCTATATCGACGAGATGATCCTGTTCTCTGGCGACGGAGATTTCCGCTCGCTCGTGGAGGCCATGCAGCGCCGGGGCGTGCGCGTGTCGGTGATCTCGACTATTTCAACCCAGCCGCCCATGATCGCCGACGAACTGCGGCGCCAAGCGGATGAGTTCATTGAGATCATGCAGCTTGCCTCCCGCATCGGTCGTGATCCTACCGAGCGGACGGACCGTCCGAGGCCGCTCGGCTTCGAGGACAAGGCCGACAACACCCGCTCGCGCTATACCGTTGAGAAACGTTATGGCATCCGGCAGCCGAGCGACGAAGACGGCCTTGAGTCTCCTTGA